A genomic segment from Methanoplanus limicola DSM 2279 encodes:
- a CDS encoding ImmA/IrrE family metallo-endopeptidase: MKPDEEREMETIIKGEMIKWARERAGLSIEELAEKLKTNTDKVKKWESGELAITVAKARSLSKISLVPYGLLFADNPPEDELPIADFRTHGLEDIIIPSAELLETISDARLKQEWYRDYLIAEDSEPLKYIGKYDINSDPELTAKNIKKILRIDEDEYLKCRDWERAFGYLLNHAEDAGITVIVNSSLKNNTRRPLDEEEFRGFVLSDRYAPIIFINGRDAKPARTFTLIHEIAHLLIGVSGVLDNTLEINHSVPQERWCNQVAAEFLTPKERFISIWNKKESIDKNLDNIRLRLKVSRLVCVYRAYQLNLISCDEKQKLYSEEITRIEAMKEKRREEHGGPDPYLLRRFKTGRNLALAVISEVNSNRMLYRDAFRLLGIRNAESLKEFSGRLGY, encoded by the coding sequence ATGAAACCAGATGAGGAGAGAGAAATGGAGACTATCATAAAGGGTGAAATGATTAAGTGGGCAAGAGAAAGGGCCGGACTGTCCATAGAAGAACTGGCAGAGAAACTTAAAACGAACACAGATAAAGTCAAAAAATGGGAATCCGGAGAGCTTGCAATAACAGTAGCAAAAGCCAGATCCCTCTCAAAGATATCACTCGTCCCCTATGGTCTCCTATTTGCAGACAATCCCCCGGAAGATGAACTTCCAATAGCAGATTTCAGGACACACGGTCTGGAAGACATAATAATACCAAGCGCCGAACTTCTTGAGACCATAAGCGATGCCAGACTTAAACAGGAGTGGTATCGTGATTACCTAATCGCAGAAGATTCAGAACCCCTAAAATATATCGGGAAATATGACATAAATTCAGATCCAGAACTAACTGCAAAGAATATTAAGAAAATTCTCAGAATTGATGAGGACGAATATCTGAAGTGCCGTGACTGGGAAAGGGCATTTGGTTACCTCCTAAACCATGCTGAGGATGCAGGAATTACCGTAATCGTCAACAGTTCACTCAAAAACAATACCCGCCGCCCCCTGGACGAAGAAGAATTCCGGGGATTTGTACTCTCAGACAGATATGCACCAATTATCTTCATTAACGGCAGGGATGCAAAACCCGCCCGGACATTCACCCTGATCCATGAGATAGCGCACCTGTTAATAGGAGTCAGCGGAGTTCTGGACAATACACTTGAAATTAACCATTCAGTCCCACAGGAGAGATGGTGTAACCAGGTTGCTGCTGAGTTCCTTACACCAAAAGAACGGTTCATAAGTATCTGGAATAAAAAAGAGAGCATAGATAAAAATCTGGACAATATACGGCTCAGGCTTAAAGTCAGCAGGCTCGTATGTGTCTACCGTGCTTATCAACTGAACTTAATAAGCTGTGACGAGAAGCAGAAGTTATACTCAGAGGAAATAACCCGCATTGAGGCAATGAAAGAAAAGAGAAGGGAAGAGCATGGCGGACCAGACCCATATCTGCTGAGGAGGTTTAAAACCGGAAGAAACCTTGCTCTGGCTGTAATATCGGAAGTAAATTCCAACCGGATGCTCTACCGTGATGCCTTCAGGCTGCTCGGTATAAGAAATGCAGAGAGCCTTAAGGAATTTTCAGGAAGGCTGGGATATTGA
- a CDS encoding response regulator has translation MVENDDVIASLIERFLNQKDYLVIDKVSKGEDAIKKAIRHLPKIIIMDVNLDGNINGITATKYITSLFNIPVIFISGDNIMKLPDDVASAGAACLLSKPFGAGDLCVNIEIALKNDALLKKSNNFAYNKTGILACQSISELDAYFLLDDMGRIIFMNPYAEHLINQDESRVLMNSINKFILFYDTKTHEPILDTYMNVVRESILFGGKTNIAIKTTKNGYKHASVRSMVVNDPFGNKVGTFFKIHFKSKGEIDVTGSKKR, from the coding sequence ATCGTAGAGAACGATGATGTAATTGCCTCCCTTATTGAGAGATTTCTCAACCAGAAGGATTATCTTGTAATTGATAAGGTTTCAAAAGGTGAGGATGCCATTAAGAAAGCAATCAGGCATCTGCCGAAGATTATTATAATGGATGTAAATCTTGATGGGAATATAAACGGAATTACAGCGACAAAATATATCACATCACTCTTCAATATCCCGGTAATTTTCATCTCCGGAGATAACATCATGAAACTACCGGATGATGTTGCATCAGCAGGTGCTGCATGCCTCCTCTCAAAGCCGTTCGGTGCCGGAGATCTCTGCGTCAATATTGAGATTGCACTTAAAAATGATGCACTGCTGAAAAAATCCAATAATTTTGCGTATAACAAGACCGGAATTCTGGCATGCCAGTCTATATCAGAACTTGACGCCTATTTCCTGCTGGATGATATGGGCAGAATAATATTTATGAATCCCTATGCGGAGCACCTGATTAATCAGGATGAGAGCCGGGTGCTGATGAATTCGATAAATAAATTCATTCTCTTCTATGACACAAAAACGCATGAGCCGATACTGGATACATATATGAATGTGGTCAGGGAGAGTATACTCTTTGGCGGAAAGACAAATATCGCTATTAAGACAACCAAAAACGGATATAAACACGCCAGTGTGAGATCTATGGTGGTCAATGATCCGTTTGGGAATAAGGTAGGGACATTTTTTAAAATCCACTTCAAGTCAAAAGGCGAGATTGACGTAACCGGTTCTAAGAAACGCTGA
- a CDS encoding BsuBI/PstI family type II restriction endonuclease, whose product MAKTDEALEILNKLGIPKAQLNDRSALTLLAIVGLKEGSDWGKAVQRSIIIHDIMNFIRENYNVDYAENSRETIRRQTIHQFEQAGLLIKNIDDPKRPTNSPKTDYAATRDLLNVLHSYGTDEFETSVDDFILNNGSLVDAYNKRRRKHQLTVNTEGVELKFSPGKHNQLQIDIIQKLKPEFFSDAELLYVGDTSDKMLYLNEVLIRRLKFPVKKHENLPDVVYYEEKRNLLFLIEAVTSHGPMTPKRITEIDEALTGHDSLKIYMTAFPDQKTFRRYISDIAWETEVWISDSPEHMIHFNGTKFLTGI is encoded by the coding sequence ATGGCAAAGACTGATGAAGCACTTGAGATACTGAATAAACTGGGTATTCCAAAGGCACAGTTAAATGATAGATCTGCACTTACCCTTCTTGCAATTGTTGGTTTGAAAGAGGGATCAGACTGGGGCAAAGCCGTTCAGAGATCAATAATAATTCATGATATTATGAATTTCATCCGGGAAAATTATAATGTAGATTATGCAGAAAATTCAAGAGAAACTATCAGAAGACAGACAATTCATCAGTTTGAACAGGCCGGTCTGCTGATTAAAAATATTGATGACCCAAAAAGACCGACAAACAGCCCAAAGACAGATTATGCCGCAACCAGAGATCTGCTGAATGTTCTTCATAGTTATGGTACAGATGAATTTGAGACTTCTGTGGATGACTTCATCTTAAATAATGGCAGTCTTGTTGATGCCTATAATAAAAGAAGACGAAAGCACCAGTTAACGGTAAACACTGAGGGTGTGGAACTGAAGTTTTCTCCCGGAAAACACAATCAGCTTCAGATTGATATCATTCAGAAGTTAAAGCCGGAATTTTTCAGCGATGCAGAACTTCTCTATGTCGGTGACACTTCGGATAAAATGCTTTATCTGAATGAAGTTCTGATCCGGAGACTGAAATTCCCTGTAAAAAAACATGAAAATCTCCCCGATGTCGTATATTATGAAGAGAAGAGGAATCTGTTATTCTTAATTGAGGCTGTCACTTCACACGGACCAATGACGCCCAAGAGGATAACCGAGATAGATGAAGCATTAACTGGTCATGACAGCCTGAAGATATACATGACAGCTTTTCCTGATCAGAAGACATTCAGACGGTATATATCAGATATCGCCTGGGAGACTGAGGTCTGGATCTCTGACAGCCCTGAACATATGATTCATTTCAATGGCACTAAGTTCTTAACCGGAATATGA
- a CDS encoding OBG GTPase family GTP-binding protein — translation MSSIEEQIREIEDEIKNTKYNKATSHHIGRLKAKVARLRDDAVTRAMASSGGGEGYNVKKSGDGTVVLVGFPSVGKSTLLNKLTGTESETAGYAFTTVSVIPGAMEHKGANIQILDIPGLIAGAAMGKGRGKEVIAVVRGADLILLLGDVYNEKHVNVLIKELYDAGIRLNKEKPDITIKKTSSGGIRFNSVGNSDLDLGEIRAILAENKIMNADVLVRGSVDQDDFIDAMFGNRVYIPAFFSINKIDLVDAETRKEIDADVTERFGLPPVMISAHSGYNVEELKDSIYDNLGFIRIYLKPVGGKADMEEPLIIREPATVESVCNKLHRDFVEKFRYAKVWGDSVKHDAQRVGLPHELCDGDILTVVTRA, via the coding sequence ATGTCTTCAATTGAGGAGCAGATACGGGAAATAGAGGATGAAATTAAAAATACAAAATACAATAAAGCGACATCACACCATATCGGCCGCCTGAAGGCAAAGGTTGCACGGCTCAGGGATGATGCCGTCACAAGGGCAATGGCATCGTCCGGAGGCGGCGAAGGATATAATGTAAAGAAATCAGGTGACGGTACAGTCGTCCTGGTTGGTTTTCCTTCAGTCGGAAAGTCAACACTCCTGAACAAACTTACAGGCACTGAGAGTGAAACCGCGGGTTACGCCTTCACCACAGTTTCCGTAATTCCGGGTGCGATGGAGCATAAAGGGGCAAATATTCAGATTCTTGATATCCCCGGACTTATCGCCGGTGCTGCGATGGGCAAAGGCCGCGGAAAAGAGGTAATTGCGGTTGTAAGAGGTGCAGATCTAATCCTTCTTCTCGGCGATGTGTACAATGAAAAGCATGTCAATGTCCTTATAAAGGAACTGTATGATGCAGGGATAAGACTCAACAAGGAAAAACCTGATATTACAATCAAAAAGACCTCAAGCGGTGGAATCAGGTTCAACTCGGTGGGCAACTCCGATCTTGACCTTGGTGAAATCAGGGCAATCCTTGCAGAGAACAAGATAATGAATGCTGACGTACTTGTCAGAGGCAGTGTAGATCAGGACGACTTCATAGATGCCATGTTTGGCAACCGCGTCTATATCCCCGCCTTCTTCTCAATCAATAAGATCGATCTCGTTGACGCTGAGACCAGAAAGGAGATTGACGCAGACGTCACAGAGAGGTTTGGCCTTCCGCCGGTTATGATCTCAGCCCACAGCGGATATAATGTCGAAGAATTGAAGGATTCGATCTATGACAACCTCGGCTTTATCAGGATCTACTTAAAACCGGTAGGAGGAAAGGCAGATATGGAAGAGCCTTTAATTATCAGAGAACCGGCAACCGTAGAATCGGTATGCAACAAACTCCACCGGGATTTTGTGGAGAAGTTCAGGTATGCCAAGGTATGGGGTGACTCAGTAAAGCACGATGCCCAGCGTGTAGGTCTTCCGCATGAACTCTGTGACGGGGATATACTTACTGTTGTAACAAGGGCATAA
- a CDS encoding Lcl C-terminal domain-containing protein — protein sequence MIPAFGYHYSKVQLYAEEREMKYHKGIIALIVAMAIMALFAGCISQTDSGQTESPSAEETDTGSVPLSTASKNTAPAGKTTYTIVDTGQTKFFNNIEEITCPAEGEAFYGQDSQYSGNQPAYETSSDGLTVYDLNTGLTWQRTPENTGLNYEEAYDYCESLELGGYDDWRMPTTKELFSISDFSEGWPYLDTEYFDLADSGEVSKDEQYWTEPYVGTTVEGGTDAAFGVNHGTGHIKAYPAKVSGRMGNHVRAVRGYSYGVNDFTDDGDGTITDSATGLMWQQADIGSGMDWDSALVYAEDLTLAGYDDWRLPNVKELQSIVDYAHSPSAADAADLGPAIDTDFFTVTKLPAGTTNYDPDYGYYWTSTSAYFNKQDPGYYYAWYVAIGTAVGNSGTDSHGAGAVRFDTKVEDGPLGEGGERYYNYVLCVRDT from the coding sequence GTGATTCCGGCATTTGGTTATCACTACTCCAAAGTACAACTCTATGCAGAGGAGAGAGAGATGAAATATCATAAGGGAATTATTGCACTCATCGTTGCAATGGCCATAATGGCCCTCTTTGCCGGATGTATATCGCAGACAGATTCAGGACAGACAGAATCACCATCAGCAGAAGAGACAGATACCGGTTCTGTTCCCTTAAGTACTGCTTCAAAGAATACCGCCCCGGCAGGAAAGACGACATACACCATAGTTGATACAGGGCAGACAAAATTCTTCAATAACATTGAAGAGATCACATGTCCGGCTGAAGGAGAGGCATTCTACGGACAGGATTCCCAGTATTCGGGCAATCAGCCGGCTTACGAGACCAGCAGTGACGGCCTTACAGTATATGACTTAAATACAGGGCTGACATGGCAGAGGACACCTGAAAATACCGGCCTGAACTATGAAGAGGCTTATGATTACTGCGAATCCTTAGAACTTGGCGGATATGACGACTGGCGTATGCCAACAACGAAAGAACTCTTCTCCATAAGCGATTTCTCAGAAGGATGGCCTTATCTGGACACAGAATATTTTGACTTGGCAGATTCAGGGGAAGTCAGCAAGGACGAGCAGTACTGGACAGAACCCTACGTCGGCACAACAGTTGAAGGCGGCACAGATGCAGCTTTCGGTGTCAATCACGGAACAGGACATATCAAAGCCTATCCGGCTAAAGTTTCAGGCCGGATGGGCAACCACGTCAGAGCAGTCCGCGGATATTCATACGGAGTAAATGATTTCACAGACGATGGTGACGGCACCATCACAGACAGTGCAACAGGACTTATGTGGCAGCAGGCAGACATCGGCAGCGGTATGGACTGGGACAGTGCACTGGTCTATGCAGAAGATCTGACACTGGCAGGATATGATGACTGGCGTCTGCCAAATGTTAAAGAACTACAGAGCATCGTTGATTACGCCCATTCACCAAGTGCCGCTGATGCAGCAGACTTAGGTCCTGCTATTGACACAGACTTCTTTACAGTAACCAAACTTCCGGCTGGAACAACCAACTATGACCCTGATTACGGCTACTACTGGACAAGCACAAGTGCCTACTTCAACAAACAGGATCCCGGATACTACTACGCCTGGTATGTGGCAATCGGAACTGCGGTAGGCAATAGTGGTACTGACTCTCACGGTGCCGGTGCTGTCAGGTTTGACACAAAAGTTGAGGACGGACCACTGGGTGAAGGAGGAGAGCGTTATTATAACTACGTCCTTTGCGTGAGGGACACTTAA
- a CDS encoding DUF4411 family protein — translation MKYLLDSNVFIEAKNRYYSFKIAPGFWNWLEIFTEEQSFLTIREVRNEITENDDELKEWISEFPLNCFIEADREIQDKMREVTNYVTNNRRFSRENKNFFLSRADPWLIATAMTGDYAVVTHEAKAGPGTKKVKIPNISETFNVEYITIFDLMKIQKVSLKI, via the coding sequence ATGAAGTATCTGCTGGATTCAAATGTATTCATCGAAGCGAAGAACAGATACTATTCATTTAAAATTGCTCCGGGATTCTGGAACTGGCTGGAAATATTTACAGAAGAACAGTCTTTCCTGACAATACGCGAAGTCAGAAATGAGATCACTGAAAATGATGATGAATTGAAGGAATGGATCTCAGAATTTCCTTTAAACTGCTTTATTGAAGCAGACCGGGAGATTCAGGATAAAATGAGAGAAGTTACAAATTACGTAACAAACAACAGGAGATTCAGCCGCGAGAACAAAAACTTCTTCCTCTCAAGGGCCGATCCCTGGCTGATTGCTACTGCAATGACCGGCGATTATGCTGTTGTAACCCATGAAGCAAAAGCAGGGCCGGGAACAAAAAAAGTGAAAATACCGAATATATCTGAGACATTTAATGTCGAGTACATAACAATATTTGACCTTATGAAAATTCAGAAAGTCAGCCTGAAAATATAA
- a CDS encoding Eco57I restriction-modification methylase domain-containing protein — MSSLNSPAEGFKNSGLTVPDDNQDSFSLIDLAIDLSLKHSAGISIDERKKIGQIFTPKETAVFMAGFININPGKSNISGCDNNSDMAEFSLMDPGAGTGNLLSAVCQRILNEAESPMNIRVDAFECDPLVIPSLKQVMENCRNFLQAEGHRFQFNIIDEDFILHNEQYLEKGSLFREKDLFCYDAVISNPPYYKINKQSSQALIMKDFLSGQPNIYGLFMALSAHMVKDSGDIVFITPRSFCSGLYYRKVRNWFIKYTCIDRIHNFESRKNRFLNDSILQENVIVHAVKTKAEMCPSSLISSSYDNLFTDGHQIEVPYRDLIFNRADENIIRIPTSETELKIIELVDSWKYTLSDFGLRMSTGPVVDFRTKENLRDNYSEGKDAPLLWMQNFQGKEIIWPVEGLKKPCAIEVNSTTAGILLPVKNYVLIKRFTSKEQKRRLSATPFLKEDFSNYEMIGFENHLNYIHRPKGFLSEDETFGLTAFLNTKLIDLYFRAMNGNTQVNASEINILPVPDISFITDIGSKFRDLTEVSSANPDEIVGNILGIDNDLIKCLKYRS, encoded by the coding sequence ATGTCCTCTCTGAATTCTCCGGCTGAAGGATTTAAAAATTCAGGTTTAACTGTTCCGGATGATAATCAGGATTCTTTCAGTCTGATTGATCTGGCTATAGATCTATCTTTAAAGCATTCAGCCGGAATTTCAATAGATGAGAGGAAGAAGATAGGACAGATCTTCACCCCCAAAGAGACGGCAGTGTTCATGGCCGGATTTATCAATATTAATCCCGGTAAAAGCAATATTTCCGGTTGTGATAACAACTCTGATATGGCTGAATTTTCTCTTATGGACCCTGGAGCCGGAACCGGAAACCTGCTCTCAGCAGTATGCCAGAGAATACTGAATGAAGCAGAAAGTCCGATGAATATCAGGGTTGATGCCTTTGAGTGTGATCCTCTGGTAATTCCATCTTTGAAACAGGTTATGGAGAACTGCCGGAACTTTTTGCAGGCAGAAGGACACAGATTTCAGTTTAATATCATTGATGAGGATTTTATACTTCATAATGAGCAATATCTTGAAAAAGGCTCTTTGTTCCGGGAAAAAGATCTCTTCTGCTACGATGCAGTAATCTCCAATCCACCATATTACAAGATTAATAAACAGTCCTCTCAGGCTCTTATAATGAAGGATTTCCTGTCAGGTCAGCCGAATATTTATGGTCTTTTCATGGCTCTTTCAGCCCATATGGTGAAAGATTCCGGAGATATTGTATTTATTACACCCAGAAGCTTCTGCTCAGGGTTATATTACAGAAAGGTCAGGAACTGGTTTATTAAATACACCTGCATTGATCGGATACATAATTTTGAGTCAAGAAAAAACCGGTTTTTGAATGATTCCATTCTTCAGGAGAATGTAATAGTTCATGCAGTTAAAACAAAGGCTGAAATGTGCCCTTCCTCCCTTATAAGCAGTTCATATGACAATCTCTTCACTGACGGTCATCAGATAGAAGTGCCTTACAGAGATTTGATCTTTAACAGAGCTGATGAAAACATTATCCGGATTCCAACTTCAGAAACAGAACTGAAGATAATTGAACTTGTGGATTCATGGAAATACACCCTGAGTGATTTCGGGCTTAGGATGTCAACCGGCCCTGTGGTTGATTTCAGGACAAAAGAAAATCTGAGGGATAATTATTCTGAAGGTAAAGATGCCCCTCTTCTCTGGATGCAGAATTTTCAGGGCAAAGAGATAATCTGGCCTGTTGAAGGGTTAAAAAAACCCTGTGCCATTGAGGTAAATTCAACAACTGCCGGTATTCTTCTGCCTGTGAAAAATTACGTCCTGATTAAGCGTTTTACTTCCAAAGAACAGAAGAGGCGTCTCTCTGCAACACCTTTCCTCAAAGAAGATTTCAGTAATTATGAGATGATCGGTTTTGAAAACCATCTGAATTACATTCACCGGCCAAAAGGTTTTCTCTCTGAGGATGAGACATTCGGCCTGACTGCCTTCCTGAATACAAAATTAATAGATCTCTATTTCAGGGCAATGAACGGGAATACCCAGGTGAATGCGTCAGAAATTAATATTCTTCCAGTTCCGGATATCTCTTTTATAACTGATATAGGATCAAAATTCCGGGATTTAACGGAGGTTTCATCCGCAAATCCGGATGAGATTGTTGGAAATATCCTTGGTATTGATAATGATCTGATTAAATGCCTGAAATACAGGAGTTAA
- a CDS encoding winged helix-turn-helix domain-containing protein yields MKQVLWWLIAGSKGGINRARIIIALHKRPYNANQLTQTLSLDYKTIRHHLDVLKKNNLITQVGEGYGTMYFLSEGLNKKYDEFIEIWRQIDIPDDNLGETE; encoded by the coding sequence GTGAAACAGGTATTGTGGTGGCTTATAGCCGGTTCTAAAGGAGGAATAAACCGTGCCAGAATCATCATTGCCCTGCATAAAAGGCCATACAATGCCAACCAGCTGACACAGACACTTAGTCTGGACTATAAGACCATCCGCCACCATTTAGACGTCCTGAAAAAAAACAACCTCATCACACAGGTAGGAGAGGGATATGGCACCATGTATTTTCTGTCAGAAGGATTAAACAAAAAATATGATGAGTTCATAGAAATCTGGAGACAAATTGATATTCCGGATGATAATTTGGGAGAAACAGAGTAA